The following coding sequences lie in one Fundulus heteroclitus isolate FHET01 chromosome 20, MU-UCD_Fhet_4.1, whole genome shotgun sequence genomic window:
- the LOC105918973 gene encoding uncharacterized protein C20orf85 homolog: MASSQRTSKPTNFVHQDEIWKAHIKIEKDAVESWPNNWGFLSEAYKEYEMKSVKLKGAIKTELPPDQMTRPLTPPPKHIHVGPSSAVPVTTQAFIGWRSGSSQLEKYNTVHHGRRSFLKDLGWPLEACS, encoded by the exons ATGGCGAGTTCACAGCGAACGTCTAAACCCACCAACTTTGTGCATCAGGATGAAATATG GAAAGCACATATAAAAATTGAGAAGGACGCTGTTGAATCCTGGCCCAACAACTGGGGCTTCTTGTCTGAAGCCTACAAGGAG TATGAGATGAAGAGTGTAAAGCTGAAGGGGGCAATCAAAACGGAGCTCCCCCCTGACCAGATGACTCGACCTCTGACCCCTCCTCCAAAACACATCCAT GTCGGCCCTTCCTCCGCTGTTCCTGTGACCACGCAGGCTTTCATCGGATGGCGCTCTGGATCGTCACAGCTGGAGAAGTACAACACAGTGCATCATGGGAGGCGTAGTTTTCTGAAGGATCTGGGTTGGCCTCTGGAGGCTTGCAGCTGA
- the LOC105918976 gene encoding DEP domain-containing protein 7 isoform X1 translates to MSSIRERAAALNLAEKLCLRPPAPGAAVKPPQAPSMWSSLISHLRAKVPVKRRLVHLKSHNDCFLGSEAVDVLVEHIHGAKGFEGAAVSRDKVVCVCQALLDANVFEAVGSKVFGKHKKQDVFEDSRSALYRFVGACSPSVEELERGALVNGIQRLFCSSPPNRFEDESQVDTSIPATRLETPMKACQQQSRFTAKGTSACPGDSPSREQTHSALPQSLVNEVWQEQTLLRLLNIVELPLLEGVLQCSQNSTSPPGSSRVAPGNPDLIYSSNHLDRQILKAFRDSQEDEWLSRALDCLDFLPDQLVVELSRELPHCFSPEKGSNEREPPDGTGRDDGTGVSPSALAQWKLLLYGTLVKHYSNTSRPPLLPQNMTDVYTAITDLLVNAKLDKALEALQLCLKLLPPNRREELRRLLTFMSSAAEPQAVKVDKEVDNRLAVKKSFSKAILHSKTFPKDKEDLMLVFMLSNVKEIFKTPGSLHKIISEKLARLDQGTQPDVTGSSVGLQASSKAYADSAKKSTNQELWVLLNDIHLDTKMSAKERKRLLRRFYSAHPEIFNQYYGDSAASEL, encoded by the exons ATGTCCAGCATCAGAGAGAGAGCTGCTGCCCTCAACCTGGCAGAGAAACTCTGCCTGCGTCCTCCAG CTCCTGGAGCGGCCGTCAAACCGCCTCAGGCTCCGTCCATGTGGAGCAGCCTCATCTCCCACCTGAGGGCCAAGGTGCCGGTGAAGCGGCGGCTGGTCCACCTAAAGTCCCACAACGACTGCTTCCTGGGCTCAGAGGCCGTGGACGTTCTGGTCGAACACATTCATGGTGCAAAGGGCTTTGAGG GTGCCGCTGTCTCCCGAGACAAGGTGGTGTGTGTCTGCCAGGCTCTTCTGGACGCCAACGTGTTTGAGGCCGTGGGATCAAAAGTGTTCGGCAAACACAAGAAGCAGGATGTGTTTGAGGACAGCAGGAGCGCTCTGTACAG GTTTGTAGGCGCATGTTCACCTTCAGTTGAAGAGTTGGAAAGAGGCGCGCTTGTGAATGGGATCCAGAGGTTGTTTTGCAGCTCTCCTCCAAACAG GTTTGAAGATGAGTCCCAGGTGGACACGTCTATCCCTGCTACCAGGTTGGAGACACCCATGAAGGCCTGCCAGCAGCAGTCTCGTTTCACCGCTAAGGGGACGTCAGCGTGTCCGGGGGACAGTCCCAGCAGAGAACAGACACACTCGGCTCTACCACAGTCCT TGGTTAATGAGGTGTGGCAGGAGCAGACCCTGCTCAGGCTGCTGAACATCGTGGAGCTCCCCCTGCTGGAAGGAGTGCTTCAGTGCAGCCAGAACTCCACCTCCCCACCTGGATCCAGCCGGGTGGCTCCAGGTAACCCTGACCTGATCTACAGCAGCAACCACCTGGACAGACAGATCCTCAAGGCCTTCAGGGACTCCCA GGAAGATGAGTGGCTCTCCAGAGCTTTGGACTGTTTGGACTTCCTCCCTGACCAGCTGGTGGTGGAGCTGAGCAGAGAGCTGCCTCACTGTTTCTCTCCAGAGAAGGGAAGCAATGAGCGAGAACCACCAGATG GTACCGGCAGGGATGATGGGACGGGAGTCTCTCCCAGCGCTCTGGCCCAGTGGAAGCTGCTGCTGTACGGGACTCTGGTCAAACACTACAGCAACacctccaggcctcctctgctGCCGCAGAACATGACGGACGTCTACACGGCCATCACCGACCTGCTGG TGAACGCCAAGTTGGATAAGGCTCTGGAGGCCCTGCAGCTGTGTCTGAAGCTGCTGCCTCCGAACAGAAGAGAAGAGCTGCGCAGGTTGTTGACCTTCATGTCTTCAGCCGCCGAACCTCAGGCGGTGAAGGTGGACAAAGAG GTAGACAACAGACTCGCCGTGAAGAAGTCATTCTCCAAGGCGATACTACACAGCAAGACCTTCCCAAAGGACAAGGAGGATCTAATGCTGGTCTTTATGCTGAGCAACGTAAAGGAGATCTTTAAG ACCCCGGGGTCTCTCCACAAAATCATCAGTGAGAAGCTGGCCAGACTTGATCAGGGCACACAGCCGGATGTTACGG GCTCTTCTGTCGGTCTGCAGGCCTCCAGCAAGGCGTACGCCGACTCTGCAAAGAAGAGCACAAACCAGGAATTATGGGTGCTGCTGAACGACATCCACCTGGACACCAAGATGTCGGCAAAGGAGCGAAAACGTCTCCTCAGACGGTTTTACTCGGCCCACCCAGAGATCTTTAACCAGTACTACGGTGACTCTGCTGCCAGCGAGCTGTAG
- the LOC105918976 gene encoding DEP domain-containing protein 7 isoform X2, whose amino-acid sequence MSSIRERAAALNLAEKLCLRPPAPGAAVKPPQAPSMWSSLISHLRAKVPVKRRLVHLKSHNDCFLGSEAVDVLVEHIHGAKGFEGAAVSRDKVVCVCQALLDANVFEAVGSKVFGKHKKQDVFEDSRSALYRFVGACSPSVEELERGALVNGIQRLFCSSPPNRFEDESQVDTSIPATRLETPMKACQQQSRFTAKGTSACPGDSPSREQTHSALPQSLVNEVWQEQTLLRLLNIVELPLLEGVLQCSQNSTSPPGSSRVAPGNPDLIYSSNHLDRQILKAFRDSQEDEWLSRALDCLDFLPDQLVVELSRELPHCFSPEKGSNEREPPDGTGRDDGTGVSPSALAQWKLLLYGTLVKHYSNTSRPPLLPQNMTDVYTAITDLLVNAKLDKALEALQLCLKLLPPNRREELRRLLTFMSSAAEPQAVKVDKEVDNRLAVKKSFSKAILHSKTFPKDKEDLMLVFMLSNVKEIFKALLSVCRPPARRTPTLQRRAQTRNYGCC is encoded by the exons ATGTCCAGCATCAGAGAGAGAGCTGCTGCCCTCAACCTGGCAGAGAAACTCTGCCTGCGTCCTCCAG CTCCTGGAGCGGCCGTCAAACCGCCTCAGGCTCCGTCCATGTGGAGCAGCCTCATCTCCCACCTGAGGGCCAAGGTGCCGGTGAAGCGGCGGCTGGTCCACCTAAAGTCCCACAACGACTGCTTCCTGGGCTCAGAGGCCGTGGACGTTCTGGTCGAACACATTCATGGTGCAAAGGGCTTTGAGG GTGCCGCTGTCTCCCGAGACAAGGTGGTGTGTGTCTGCCAGGCTCTTCTGGACGCCAACGTGTTTGAGGCCGTGGGATCAAAAGTGTTCGGCAAACACAAGAAGCAGGATGTGTTTGAGGACAGCAGGAGCGCTCTGTACAG GTTTGTAGGCGCATGTTCACCTTCAGTTGAAGAGTTGGAAAGAGGCGCGCTTGTGAATGGGATCCAGAGGTTGTTTTGCAGCTCTCCTCCAAACAG GTTTGAAGATGAGTCCCAGGTGGACACGTCTATCCCTGCTACCAGGTTGGAGACACCCATGAAGGCCTGCCAGCAGCAGTCTCGTTTCACCGCTAAGGGGACGTCAGCGTGTCCGGGGGACAGTCCCAGCAGAGAACAGACACACTCGGCTCTACCACAGTCCT TGGTTAATGAGGTGTGGCAGGAGCAGACCCTGCTCAGGCTGCTGAACATCGTGGAGCTCCCCCTGCTGGAAGGAGTGCTTCAGTGCAGCCAGAACTCCACCTCCCCACCTGGATCCAGCCGGGTGGCTCCAGGTAACCCTGACCTGATCTACAGCAGCAACCACCTGGACAGACAGATCCTCAAGGCCTTCAGGGACTCCCA GGAAGATGAGTGGCTCTCCAGAGCTTTGGACTGTTTGGACTTCCTCCCTGACCAGCTGGTGGTGGAGCTGAGCAGAGAGCTGCCTCACTGTTTCTCTCCAGAGAAGGGAAGCAATGAGCGAGAACCACCAGATG GTACCGGCAGGGATGATGGGACGGGAGTCTCTCCCAGCGCTCTGGCCCAGTGGAAGCTGCTGCTGTACGGGACTCTGGTCAAACACTACAGCAACacctccaggcctcctctgctGCCGCAGAACATGACGGACGTCTACACGGCCATCACCGACCTGCTGG TGAACGCCAAGTTGGATAAGGCTCTGGAGGCCCTGCAGCTGTGTCTGAAGCTGCTGCCTCCGAACAGAAGAGAAGAGCTGCGCAGGTTGTTGACCTTCATGTCTTCAGCCGCCGAACCTCAGGCGGTGAAGGTGGACAAAGAG GTAGACAACAGACTCGCCGTGAAGAAGTCATTCTCCAAGGCGATACTACACAGCAAGACCTTCCCAAAGGACAAGGAGGATCTAATGCTGGTCTTTATGCTGAGCAACGTAAAGGAGATCTTTAAG GCTCTTCTGTCGGTCTGCAGGCCTCCAGCAAGGCGTACGCCGACTCTGCAAAGAAGAGCACAAACCAGGAATTATGGGTGCTGCTGA